The genomic stretch CTTTAGTCAAGTATTTTAGTTACTACTCCGGCGCCTACGGTACGGCCACCCTCTCGGATCGCAAATCTCAACCCTGATTCCATCGCTACCGGCTGAATCAACTTCACATTCAGCTTCACGTTGTCGCCAGGCATGACCATCTCCACTCCGTCAGGAAGCTCACACGCTCCGGTTACATCCGTTGTACGGAAATAGAACTGCGGACGGTATCCCTTGAAGAATGGAGTATGTCGTCCACCTTCATCCTTGCTCAGTACGTATACCTCACACTCAAACTCTTTGTGTGGAGTAATCGAACCGGGCTTGCAAAGAACCATTCCGCGCTCGAGCTGTTCCTTGTTAATTCCACGAAGCAGAATACCGGCGTTGTCTCCGGCCTCTCCTCTGTCAAGCAGGCGACGGAACATTTCAATTCCGGTAACCACACTCTTCATCGGCTGCTCTACAATTCCTACAATCTCAATCTCGTCGTTCAGCTCCACAACCCCACGCTCAATACGTCCGGTTGCTACTGTACCACGACCTGTAATGGAAAATACATCCTCAACAGGCATCAAAAATGGTTTGTCTACATCTCGCTCCGGTGTTGGGATCGTGTCATCCACAGCATCCATCAGCTCCACAATCTTCTCTTCCCACTCCGACTCGCCGTTCAGCGCGCCAAGGGCACTTCCCTGAATCACAGGAATGTTGTCCCCGTCAAATTCATAGGATGACAAGAGTTCACGAACTTCAAGCTCTACCAGCTCCAGAAGTTCTTCGTCGTCCACCAGGTCTACCTTGTTCATAAAGACAACAATCTGTGGTACACCTACCTGACGGGCAAGCAGAATGTGCTCGCGGGTCTGTGGCATCGGACCGTCGGTAGCGGCAACCACCAAAATCGCTCCGTCCATCTGAGCCGCTCCGGTCACCATGTTCTTCACATAGTCGGCGTGACCCGGGCAATCTACGTGAGCGTAGTGACGATCTTCGGTTTCATACTCCACGTGAGCCGTCGCAATGGTAATCCCACGCTCGCGCTCCTCAGGTGCATTGTCAATATCCGCAAACTGCTTGGCAACTCCACCGTAGGTCTTCGCCATTACCGTGGTAATCGCTGCCGTTAATGTCGTCTTACCGTGATCTACGTGACCAATCGTCCCTATGTTTACGTGCGGCTTACTCCGCTCAAACTTCTCTTTTGCCATGGTAAAAAAGATTATTTATGATTTATTTTTCTTGAACATTCAACCTGAAGAGCCGATAGTCGGAATTGAACCGACGACCCCTTCCTTACCATGGAAGTGCTCTACCCCTGAGCTATATCGGCTTTTTTCAGAGAGCGGGCGACCGGAGTCGAACCGGCAACATTCACCTTGGAAGGGTGATGCTCTACCAATTGAGCTACGCCCGCAAAAGTGGGGGGAGCAGGATTCGAACCTGCGAAGTCTTACGACAACAGATTTACAGTCTGCCCCAGTTGGCCACTTTGGTATCCCCCCTCACAAAATAGGCTCCCAAAGAGCCAGTGACCGGATTCGAACCGATGACCGGCTGTTTACAAAACAGCTGCTCTACCCCTGAGCTACACTGGCTGGTCAAATTTTCAATATGTATATGAGAGCCGATACAACTACAGAGATCACTCTTCTGAAACCCTCAATTTCTTTTTAAAGATGGAAATCACTTCCCACCCGCGAAAGACTTAAAAGCTAAAAACATCTCTGATATTAATCAACCCTTTCTGTTAATTTTTTTTAGCCTTTCTACTTTTACTCTTAAGTCGTCTTTTAAAGATAATTCTGCCGGCCACAGCAAGTATAATAATTACTAAAATCACCCTGCCGTAAATATTTAAATAGTGGCCGATGATTTGCCAATTCTCATGCACGACCCAACCCATCAATAGCAGCAAAAAGTTCCAAATCAACGAGCTTCCCGTTGAGCTCAACAAAGTTGTACTAACTTTTGTTTTTGACACACCGGAAGCCAACGATATCACAGATCTGGTCCCGGCCAAAAATCGGTTTGCAAAAACAACCCCCTGCCCCCATCGCTGCATCCATCTCTTTACTTTATCGTAATACTTTACATCTACGATTCGCATCAACCAAAACCTGCTCCTTTGCTCTTCAATTTTATGACCAAAATGTGCACCGATCATATACATAGTCATAAAACCCACAACTGAAGCAACTGTAGTTATTATAAGCAGAGGGAAAAATCCAACAACCTGCTCTGCCGCCAGATACCCTCCAAATGCAACCAACAGGTCACCCGGAATAGGAGGCAAAACATTCTCAACATAGGCTACCACTGCAAAAACCAGGTAAATCTCTGCCGGAGAGAGTGTAATTACCCAATCTACAATTTGATTTATATAGAGTTCGAATACCATATCAAATTGTACTAATCCCTTTTCACAAGCACTACCGATTGAACAGCAATCCCTTCTCCTCTTCCCACAAATCCCATTTTCTCTCCTGTCGTTGCTTTAATGGATACCAGATCTTCATTACACTTCAATACACTCGAAATGTTCTTAGCCATATCCGGTATAAACGGATTCAACTTGGGCGCTTCTGCAATAATTGTAGCGTCTAAATTTGATAAAGAGTAACCTTTACCCAATACCATATCGTAGGCTTTTTCCAGCAACCCTAAGCTATCCGCACCTTTATATTCAGGATCCGTATCCGGAAAATGCACTCCTATATCACCCAATGCCAATGCACCCAACAGGGCATCTGTAATGGCGTGCAATAGAACATCTGCGTCTGAATGACCTTTTAATTTTTTTTGAAAAGGAATCTTAACTCCGCCCAATACCAGTTCTTCTCCTGCCTCAAAGGCATGAACGTCGTATCCATATCCAATTCTTATATCCATCTTATCTTCCTGAAAGCATTATGTTTGCCAGCCGCAAATCCAACGGAAAGGTAATCTTAAAATTATCTCCATCCCCCTCAACAACCAACACTCTGCCTCCGATCCTTTCAACCAGGGAAGAGTCGTCCGTTCCTTTAACTCCAGATTCAGCTGCGTTTTGATAAGCTTTCATCAACACTTCCTTTTTAAAGATTTGTGGAGTTTGAGCAAGCCAAACCTTACTTCGATCCGGTGTTCTCTCTATAAGATTGTCACTGCCGATTTCCTTGATCGTATCTTTAGCAGGAACGGCTAAAACAACTCCATCAACGTCTTCTGAATCCAGCTTTACTAAACAATTCTCTATTTGAGTTTTCTTTACAAATGGACGGACAGCGTCATGAATCGCCACAAAATCGGTCGACCCGGATGCAGAATGAAGGGCGTTCATTACAGAATTCTGCCGCTCATCCCCACCTCGAATTACTTTTACGGATTGAGTATTAAAAACAGCATCTGCAATTTCTCGAGTTTGATCCAAGTATTGGTCAGATGTAGAAATTACAATCTCTCTGAGTTGATTTATGTCCCTGAACTTCAATAATGTATGCTCAAGAATTGTTTTACCGGCAATAGTCAGGTACGGTTTAGGAATATCTTCCCCAAGCCTGCTCCCCGACCCTGCTGCCGGCACTACAAGTGTCAAATGTTTTGAATCGAGCCCCAAAACATTAAAGTATTAACATCGCATCCCCAAAAGAGAAGAACCGGTAATCATTTGCTACGGCTTCTTTGTAAGCTTTTTTAACAAATTCGAAACCACCGAATGCAGATGCCAGCATCAATAATGTAGATTCAGGTCTGTGGAAATTTGTAATAACCCCTTCAGTAATTTTGAACTCGTAATCAGGATAGATGAACTTATCAGTCCAGCCTGTTCCGGGCTTAGACATGCCGCTCGCCATCACGCTTGTTTCGATAACCCGAACTGCAGATGTGCCGCAGGCAATAACCCTGTTCTTTTTACTCTTCAAAGCTTCATTTATCCTGTCGGATGATTCCTGGGATATAAAAAAGTTCTCAGAATCCATTCAATGCTTGGTTAAATCTTCCACTTCCACATTTCGGAATGTACCCCAGCCGATATGCAAAGTAACAGGAACAAAGTCTACGCCTTTTTTCTCGAGCTTTTCAACAAGTTCCGGAGTAAAATGCATGCCGGCTGTAGGTGCAGCAACCGCACCGCGCTCTTTAGCAAAAATGGTTTGATACTTCTCTTTATCACTCTCTTTTGGCTCTCTTTCGATGTATGGAGGAAGAGGCATATCACCTATTTCATCCAAACGATCGTAGAGATCCTGGTTGGGACCATCATAAAGGAATCGGATAGTTCGGCCACGTGAAGTGGTGTTATCTACCACCTCTGCGATCAGATCTTCACCGAAATAGAGCTTATTTCCAATTCTGATCTTACGAGCCGGCTCAACCAATACATCCCAGAGCATATTTTCGGGCATTAACTCCCTTAATAGAAACACTTCAATATCGGCATCTGTTTTTTCCTTTTTGCCTTTGAGCTTAGCCGGAAAAACTTTCGTATTGTTGTAAACAACAACATCGCCTTTTTTCAAATATTTGTGGATATCAGAAAACGTCTCGTGCTTGATTGATTCATCCTCTCTGTTCAGAACCATTAATTTTGAAGAATCTCTTGGATCAAGTGGCTCTTCAGGTACATTAAAATCTTCGATTTCAAATTTGAAATCCGTAAGTTTCATTTTCAAAACGGTAGGAATTTTTTGTTAATAAATTCATTATTATTGAAGCTTTCAAATATAGGCTGTTTTGTTTCATTTAACAAATAGGCCTGGAATGAGTCTACAATTTTAGAGCGAAAAGCAGCCTGTTTTATTTTTTTCATTTTTATTTACTAACTGCTGCCGTTTCTGTATAATTAATTATGCTTGCGATCGTTTATCGGTTTAATCACTTTCTCAGATTAATTGACTGCCATGAAATTTTTTACCACACTGATTCTGATATTTACGTTTACGGCCCTGGTTGCTGAAGCACAACTCAGAGAAGATCTTCGTTTTCAACCGGAGGAGTACACAGGGACAGTGACTCACACACAAAACGGCTCTTCCCTGGGTAACTGGATGAATATGCTAAATATGACTATGAGTCACTCCTACAGTATGTCATTCACCAATTTTGGCGGTCAAACTCAAAACCTGAATGCCTATACTAATTCCATGTTTTTTGATGTGAGTGACAAACTGGATGCTCAATTGAACGTTTCACTTCTTCACTCCCCATTTGGCAACAGTTTTATGAATAATGACAACCTGGGTACTCAGATCATTATTGACAGTGCACGAATTGATTACAAGTTTTCAGAGAACACCCGAATTTCTCTTGAATTCTCTCAAAACCCATACCGCAACTCGTTCGGCAATTACTATTCTCCATTTAGCAGAAGACCTATCGGTTACTAATTACGGTTCATGAATCAGGAAAACCGAAGCGAACAGACCAATAATTTAATTCTAAATGCCGTAATTGGGTTCTTAAGTGTCCTCTTATTGATTCTGCTTTTTGCTTTGGGAACCCGGTTACTCTATCCCCGTATTGTTAATGAACGGGCGGTACAAGATCCCGCACTTATCAGTACAGTAATTCAGATGGAAGTTTTAAACGGAGTTGGAATTCCGGGACTTGCCAATCAATTTACCGGTACTCTCAGAAACTTTGGGTTTGATGTGGTTGAAACAGGAAACTTTGATCATTTCGAAGTACCTAACACGCTTGTAATTTCACGAAACGGACAAATTGAAAATGCACGCAGGGTAGCAAGGGCTATTGGCGTTCAGGATCAATTTATTCTACGAGAAGAATCTCCCGAATATTATCTTGATGTAACACTGATCATTGGATCAGATTTTGAAAAACTAAATTTATAATCATACGCCTATGACAGATACCACAGAATCAACAAAATCACAATTCACAAAGCCGAAAACTGAGAAACCGTACGATACGTCTAAACTTATCGATGCCATCACGGAAGGGTTACTCGAAAAAAAAGCTAAGGATATTGTCTTACTCGACGTACGGGAACTGACAACTTTGGCAGACTATTTTGTTGTATGCCACGGAACCTCCGACACTCAAATCAGAGCGCTTGCAAACAGTGTGGAGAAAAAAGTGAAAGAAGAACTCGGAGAGAATGTATGGCAGCAGGAAGGAAAAGATTCTAGACGCTGGGTGATCCTGGACTACGTGAATGTAGTAGTACATATCTTTACCGAAGAGAAACGGGATTACTATGGTATCGAAAGAATGTGGAATGATGCAAAAGTCACTCAGATTGAGGATACTGTATCATAATCGCTTTGCATAATGCCAGAACATTAGGCCGAGCAGTATATGAACTGATTAATATCCCATAAATTTGAGCAGCCAAAAAAAATACTTCCTGAAGTTCAGCTTATTTAGCTTTGTACTTCTACTTGCATTTTTAGTTCTGTTCGAAGTGACTCTATGGCCGGGTCAAACCATTCAAGAGGATGAACTTACCGATCAAATCCAACTCAGTTTAGATCAGGCAGAGCAACATTTTGACAATACCTATCGGGAGTTCCGGAACCGCTCTGATGAACTTTACAGTGAAATTTCCCAGCTCCCCTTAACCGAACAAAATAAACCGGCCATCTTTAACCGGTTGAAAAGTCACACATTTTGGGGTTCTGCACTTCATAAAGAGAATGACAAATGGGTTTGGGATGGATTTAGCTTAACGCCATCCCCTACACTAACAAACGGAACATCTGATTCACTTTTGGTAACATTGCTCAAACGAAACAATGTTGTGTACCTGTTTGGGCAAAGGGCATTTTCTGTTAACGAGGGCAGATACCTACTTCTCACTGCCGAAAAAATTGAACAAACCACAAACCTGCCTTTTGCTGATAAAGTATCTTATCACCTTTCAGATTCGCCGGAATTAGAGAATAATTTTCCGGTAACTTTTAATTTTTTCTCCCCATTTCCTGATCATCTTCCCTACATAAACCTGGCTACGGAAATGTCTGATTCTGTAGGTACCGTCTATGCGAACCCTGCTGACTACGGCAATTACCGGCAGAATTTGACTGAGAATCTAACTGAATGGAGAGCTTCGATCCTTCTGCTATTAGCTCTTTCGCTGGTCATGGTATTCACCGCATTCTGTATCCATTCAAACAGACTTGCAATCATCCGCATTCTTATTCTGCTACCCCTTCTGCTTTGGATTCTGTTTTTTGAGTTCAATCTTCTTTCCGATTGGATCTATCCGGAGTTATTGCCAAAGCTTTGGCAGGCCGATTCCTATCGAATACTGGCTGAATATATAGTGCATGCCTTTTTTCTGTCTCTGACGCTGATCCCGCTATCTCGATACGTTTTATTAACAAATATAAAATCGAGCGAGGATTCGCATTTAAAAACGCTGTTGCTGGCTTCACTTTTTGGCGCGGGGTCAGCCGTGCTTATTCTTTTTTTATTCGATCAAACCGAAAAGGTTCTTATTGAAACGCCTCTTTCACTACTTGACCTGGAACTGGCTCCGGAGATTTCCGTATTTATATTCTATATCTCATCTGCCATTTTCTTTACGGCAATATCCGGCATAATAATCAGCGCCGGACTTTACCTCTATCGTTTTGAAGTGGATAAATCTGTCGTTATTGGAACCACTTCCCTTTTTAGTTTCCTGCTTTTCTATTTTTTACTTGATCTTCTGTTAGATTTGCAATCACTATTTACACCCATTTTTATAGCCGGATTTGTGCTCTTTATCACTCTGCTTTTCCTGATTCATTTCATTCATGAGCGAACCGATCATTTCCTCGACATGTCCGGATTCAGAAAAGTGTTGCTATCTGTTTTTTTGATAACAGCTACATTCTATTTCTTAATATGGAGTTCATCCAGTAGGATATTGGATCGGCAGCTGACCGAATCTGCAAATAATTTTGCAAATGAAGAGATCGCCAATACTCAGGAAATACTTGAAATACTCCTCTCTGATCTGGAAAGCTCTCTGATCTTTCTTACATCAGAAGATATTGCCGAACGCAGGGCTATACTTCAGGCACAATTTCAGCGTGCCATTCAAAACAGTATCCGTCCGGAGTGGAGGGAACACTCATTTGAAATTCAACTTCTCACTACGGATGGAAATCTAATCAGCGATTATTCAACCAATCTTGATTCACCGGGTTGGCGATCTCTGGTCAATATGACGTTAATGAGAACTTCTTACGAAGGAGAACAACTTCGGAGGGTAACAAATCAACCTATCATATGGAGCAACCGACCCACAGATCTTGGAGAAGAATTTATCTCATTCTACCGCGGTTGGATCCCCATTTACGATGAGGTCAGTTCTAATGAAATCATCGCATGGATTTTTGCAGCTGCATATCTCGAGCGTCCAGATTTTAACCGGCCGATGAGAGCCGTTTTATCCGCCGATACTGAACAGAATTGGAAACAGAGTCTCTATATTGCCGAATTTATTGATGGTAAGGTTAATCGTACTGCAATGGAGGGAATTTACGATAATCAGCCACAGTATAACCGTTTACCCACGAGAGAAGCTGAAATCTCAAATCGTGACTCTGTGGCCTTCATTACCAATGTAACCCCACAGGGACAGTTTCGCGAAATCTTAATCAAACAGAATGACAACACGGTTATTAAAGCCAGCTCTCCCTTGCCCGGTTTCAATCAGCATTTGTTTTCATTCTTCAGATATCAGATCGTTTTGATCTTTTTTGGACTCTTCTTATTTGCAATTTTCTCTACTGTAGGGTTTAGAATTTTCAGGCTTTTTGGACAGAGTCGAAAGTTTAAGCACCGGCTTCTGGACGGACTTACTTTAGCAACCATCTTATTTTTGACTGTTTTAATTTTTGCAACCCAGCATTCTGTAAGCCTGCAAAATGAGAAGAATGTTGAACGGGAATTGATTACTAAACTAAATAGCCTCGGGGAATCCATGCGGGGAGAATTTCAGGAGTCGAGATCCAGAAATTCGCGTCTGGCTGAGTTTGCATCACCCCTTAATGTAGATGCTATTCTTTACAGCCAGGCCAATGTATTAGATTCTACAACACCTCAAATTTTTCAGCAGTATGTGATCCCTCGAACGATGCCATTTGATGTCTTCGATTTTTTATACAACAGAGAACGGAGACACTATACGACCACTACAGAAGTAGCCAATCAACAACTTTTAATTGGCTACCGAACTCTTTTAGATGAAGATAATCAGCCGGCAGGTGCTGTAGCCATTCCAACATTTGTAGAGTCTCCGGTTTACAGGGAACAGCTTTTAGAAGCTACAAGCTCACTATTCGTGATCTATTTAGCCATCTTTGGAGTCTTTATCATCGGTACTGTAATCTTATCAAATCGCCTGACCAAACCACTTCAAATTATTCAGGGTGGTTTGAATAAAATTTCAAGAGGTGAAATGAATACCCGGGTAGCCGTAACCGGCAAAGATGAGATTGGCACGTTAGCTAAAGCATATAATGAAATGGCCGAACGGCTTGAAACAGCCCGAAAAGAGCTTGTCAAAGCCGAACGCGAAGCCGCCTGGAAAGAGATGGCCCAGCAGGTTGCTCATGAGATTAAAAATCCGCTCACTCCGATGAAACTTAATCTCCAGCACCTTCAGCAGAGATTGGAAGCTAATCCTGAAAATGTGATGGAG from Rhodohalobacter barkolensis encodes the following:
- a CDS encoding DedA family protein, translating into MVFELYINQIVDWVITLSPAEIYLVFAVVAYVENVLPPIPGDLLVAFGGYLAAEQVVGFFPLLIITTVASVVGFMTMYMIGAHFGHKIEEQRSRFWLMRIVDVKYYDKVKRWMQRWGQGVVFANRFLAGTRSVISLASGVSKTKVSTTLLSSTGSSLIWNFLLLLMGWVVHENWQIIGHYLNIYGRVILVIIILAVAGRIIFKRRLKSKSRKAKKN
- the tuf gene encoding elongation factor Tu, with protein sequence MAKEKFERSKPHVNIGTIGHVDHGKTTLTAAITTVMAKTYGGVAKQFADIDNAPEERERGITIATAHVEYETEDRHYAHVDCPGHADYVKNMVTGAAQMDGAILVVAATDGPMPQTREHILLARQVGVPQIVVFMNKVDLVDDEELLELVELEVRELLSSYEFDGDNIPVIQGSALGALNGESEWEEKIVELMDAVDDTIPTPERDVDKPFLMPVEDVFSITGRGTVATGRIERGVVELNDEIEIVGIVEQPMKSVVTGIEMFRRLLDRGEAGDNAGILLRGINKEQLERGMVLCKPGSITPHKEFECEVYVLSKDEGGRHTPFFKGYRPQFYFRTTDVTGACELPDGVEMVMPGDNVKLNVKLIQPVAMESGLRFAIREGGRTVGAGVVTKILD
- the ispD gene encoding 2-C-methyl-D-erythritol 4-phosphate cytidylyltransferase, coding for MTLVVPAAGSGSRLGEDIPKPYLTIAGKTILEHTLLKFRDINQLREIVISTSDQYLDQTREIADAVFNTQSVKVIRGGDERQNSVMNALHSASGSTDFVAIHDAVRPFVKKTQIENCLVKLDSEDVDGVVLAVPAKDTIKEIGSDNLIERTPDRSKVWLAQTPQIFKKEVLMKAYQNAAESGVKGTDDSSLVERIGGRVLVVEGDGDNFKITFPLDLRLANIMLSGR
- the rsfS gene encoding ribosome silencing factor, translated to MTDTTESTKSQFTKPKTEKPYDTSKLIDAITEGLLEKKAKDIVLLDVRELTTLADYFVVCHGTSDTQIRALANSVEKKVKEELGENVWQQEGKDSRRWVILDYVNVVVHIFTEEKRDYYGIERMWNDAKVTQIEDTVS
- the ispF gene encoding 2-C-methyl-D-erythritol 2,4-cyclodiphosphate synthase, which gives rise to MDIRIGYGYDVHAFEAGEELVLGGVKIPFQKKLKGHSDADVLLHAITDALLGALALGDIGVHFPDTDPEYKGADSLGLLEKAYDMVLGKGYSLSNLDATIIAEAPKLNPFIPDMAKNISSVLKCNEDLVSIKATTGEKMGFVGRGEGIAVQSVVLVKRD
- a CDS encoding sensor histidine kinase; amino-acid sequence: MSSQKKYFLKFSLFSFVLLLAFLVLFEVTLWPGQTIQEDELTDQIQLSLDQAEQHFDNTYREFRNRSDELYSEISQLPLTEQNKPAIFNRLKSHTFWGSALHKENDKWVWDGFSLTPSPTLTNGTSDSLLVTLLKRNNVVYLFGQRAFSVNEGRYLLLTAEKIEQTTNLPFADKVSYHLSDSPELENNFPVTFNFFSPFPDHLPYINLATEMSDSVGTVYANPADYGNYRQNLTENLTEWRASILLLLALSLVMVFTAFCIHSNRLAIIRILILLPLLLWILFFEFNLLSDWIYPELLPKLWQADSYRILAEYIVHAFFLSLTLIPLSRYVLLTNIKSSEDSHLKTLLLASLFGAGSAVLILFLFDQTEKVLIETPLSLLDLELAPEISVFIFYISSAIFFTAISGIIISAGLYLYRFEVDKSVVIGTTSLFSFLLFYFLLDLLLDLQSLFTPIFIAGFVLFITLLFLIHFIHERTDHFLDMSGFRKVLLSVFLITATFYFLIWSSSSRILDRQLTESANNFANEEIANTQEILEILLSDLESSLIFLTSEDIAERRAILQAQFQRAIQNSIRPEWREHSFEIQLLTTDGNLISDYSTNLDSPGWRSLVNMTLMRTSYEGEQLRRVTNQPIIWSNRPTDLGEEFISFYRGWIPIYDEVSSNEIIAWIFAAAYLERPDFNRPMRAVLSADTEQNWKQSLYIAEFIDGKVNRTAMEGIYDNQPQYNRLPTREAEISNRDSVAFITNVTPQGQFREILIKQNDNTVIKASSPLPGFNQHLFSFFRYQIVLIFFGLFLFAIFSTVGFRIFRLFGQSRKFKHRLLDGLTLATILFLTVLIFATQHSVSLQNEKNVERELITKLNSLGESMRGEFQESRSRNSRLAEFASPLNVDAILYSQANVLDSTTPQIFQQYVIPRTMPFDVFDFLYNRERRHYTTTTEVANQQLLIGYRTLLDEDNQPAGAVAIPTFVESPVYREQLLEATSSLFVIYLAIFGVFIIGTVILSNRLTKPLQIIQGGLNKISRGEMNTRVAVTGKDEIGTLAKAYNEMAERLETARKELVKAEREAAWKEMAQQVAHEIKNPLTPMKLNLQHLQQRLEANPENVMELKPVIEKTARNIIEQIESLNKIASDFSKFAKPVQDPFEPVDLKKLLASIVELYSHDESVKIEHELNGSDLIISGVEGELRRVFVNLVKNGIEAHSNGHAKIQISANKMNRFIKVQISDNGEGIDLEDRDRIFVPNFSTKSSGTGLGLAITKKIVEAHKGDITFDSESGKGTTFTLTFPAY
- a CDS encoding LytR C-terminal domain-containing protein yields the protein MNQENRSEQTNNLILNAVIGFLSVLLLILLFALGTRLLYPRIVNERAVQDPALISTVIQMEVLNGVGIPGLANQFTGTLRNFGFDVVETGNFDHFEVPNTLVISRNGQIENARRVARAIGVQDQFILREESPEYYLDVTLIIGSDFEKLNL